A window of Eubalaena glacialis isolate mEubGla1 chromosome 11, mEubGla1.1.hap2.+ XY, whole genome shotgun sequence genomic DNA:
AAATTTCACACTGTCCCAATCCATTCGTCTGGGGCATGAATCATCCCTTTGCTCATCGTATCCCAcccattagtcacttagtagctaaCTTGGTTAACAGGTCAACCATCATGGTATCTCAGAGCTTGTGTTCAATAACCcttcttttacttaataatgaccccaaagtgcaagagtagtgatACTGGCAATTCAGATctgccaaagagaagccataaagtACTTTCTTTAAGTGAATAGGTGAAAGTTttcaacttaataaggaaagaaaaaaaatcatatgttgaGGTTGCTAAGATTCACTGTAGAGAACAAATCTTCTATCCATTAaattgtgaaaaaggaaaaaaaatttgtgctagttttgctgtcatgcctcaaactgcaaaagttatggccacaATGTGTAAGTGCTTGAGTatgatggaaaaggcattaaatttgtatcaatacaataagatattttgagagggaAACCACATTTGCATAACGTTTATTATAgtgtattgttataattgttctattttactaTTATTGTTCACcttttactgtgcctaatttataaattaaactttatcataggtctGTATGCATAGGAAAAgatatagtatatataggattCTGTACTATACAGGTTTTCAGGCATCCATGGGGGGGTGGTCTTGGACCATATCCCCCACAggtaaggggggactactgtatgcaacacagtattattaactatagtcaccatcctGTACATCACATCCGCGTGACTTATTCCATAACTGAAAGTTTGCACTTTTTGACCCCCTTAACCCATtctcccacacccccaccccctgcctcaggCAGCCATCAATCTGTTCAcaatgtctttatccattcacccacatccactgatggacacttaggttgtttccatatcttggctattgtaaataatagtgcaatgaacgtaggggtgcatatgtctttttttttttttactttttttttttttaattggagtatagttgctttacaatgttgtgttagtttctgcttttcaagttagtcttttagttttcttcagattaatacccagaagtggaattgctggatcatatggtagttctatttttaattttttgagaaagctccatacagttttccatagtggctgcaccaatagaGCATGAggattccttttctccacatcctcgccaacacatTATTTCTCGTCTTTTTTATAATAGTCATTttaacaggtgtaaggtgataatttcattgtggttttgatttgcatttccatcatgatgagtgatatggagcatctgtTCATgctcctgttggccatctatatgtcttctttggaaaaatgtctactcagatcctctgcccattttttaaatcaggttgtttgcgGGGCTTTGCTATTGAATTATATGAGTTCTtgatatattttgggtattaaccccttatcaggtatatgatttgcaaatattttctcccattcagtaagttgcctttcattttgttaatggttccctttgctgtgcagaagctctttAGTTCGATGTATATCATATATTTGACCCTTGTAAACCTCTTCGGTGAAAACAGTATGCCATAGTTTACACATCTCTTATTATGAGTAAGGTCACATAAGTCTTATGCTTAAAGAGGCACCTATTTGCATTTTCTGTTCAtgttatttcctcatttttgtttttttttatatagaggTAAATAGTCATCACTTTATTATGAATAACATCTTTCAGGATActgtgttgaaaatattttatttaaattttttgaagattaaaaaatgCTGTTAAGTATATCAATATCATGTTTTATGGTTTTGCAATTTTTATGCCACTTTAGGCATTCCCATTCTAAGATTATGTTAAAAATTCTCCCATGTTCTGGTATTTTTATGGCTTTCTTTTCTATTAACATCTTTGATATCTCTGGGACTTAACTGTGGTATAAATGAGTGAggcatttaacttaattttttccaGGTCTCCAGTTTTCTCCAAACCATTTACAGaatatttcattctttcccaCTGCTTACCTTTTTTATTTGACACTCAGGTCACAGAGCTTCTCCTCTCCCTGGGAATTGGGTACCAGTTTCCTTGGGAACCAGGTACTTTGTTCCACATTATCCCTTTCCACAACCCTTCTCTCACTGTCCCTGCCCCCTTCTAAGGCCTTCACACAAAGGGTCTCCTCTTGTCTGGAagtctccttccccacccccttgaCTTGCTAACTCCTTCTCATACTCAGAtctcaagttgtttttttttttgtctgcgctgggtcttcatagctgtgcggtctttctctagctgcggcgagcgggggctactcttcgttgcagtgcacggtcttctcattgcggtggctcctcttgttgcagagcatgtgctctacgcgtatgggcttcagtagttgtggcgcgcaggctctagagcgcaggctcaacagtcgtggcacatgggctgagctgctctgcagcatgtgggatcttcccggaccaaggtttggacctgtgtcccctgcattggcaggcggattcttaaccactgtgccaccagggaagcccctcaggtcTCGAGTTTAAATATCACTTCTCTAGGTTGGGTACCAAATGTTATATCCCCAAACAACTCCACACTTCCTCTTTGGTGCAGCTGTTCCCCACGATGACAGAGATCCAACCCACGTTGGACACTTCAGTATACCTAGTGCCTACATCAGTACATAGTAGAtagagcttaataaatatttattgaattaatgcaATGTCTATTTTTTCCCTCTGATTGATTCTCCTCCTTATGCTGTGGTTGGGAGAATGAGGGGGAGCTGTGGTTCCATTAGTGAATGCTGAGTCCAGCCACTTGACACTTACAAGGCTCCTCAGGGCCTCCTACTAATAAGTGACCACTCTAGTGGCCAGCCTGGCCCCTCGACATGTCGAGCTTTGACCCAGCAGATCCAGATTTGAAAGGTACGTGCATATAGCTTTGGCCTTTGCTGTAGGACTCTGGGACTTATTAATCTTCAGAAAAAGAAGCATTATGTTAGGAGAGTTTTCttgacccatttttttttctcccttattttACCACCTTGGATGTGAGGCAGTATGAACGCAGTTAGCACTCAGAGAAGCTGCCACTTGACACTTAGGATGTCATGTgattaatttttcccttttaactTAGCCTTGGTACCTGCTGAAAAAGTATTATCCTTATAAAATCCCAGATATTCTACTTGGTAATTTCTGTAGAACCAAATTCTGCTCTTGGGAACTCTAACACTTGCATTATATAAGTTAGAAGCAGAAATcagcagggaagagaaagaagaaaataatgtaagaaaaaaatgcaggtgATTAGCAGAATACTTAGCTCTTgcttctcaaatatttttaattcaggAAAGTTTCAAAATTCAAGTGCAATATTATCATCAAcaaattaacatttaattaattatGCACTCAGGGTATTGTTCTGAAGTGAGTTTAATTAACAAATAACTAGGTTTGGTAATATCTTGCCTGGATCTCTATCCCCTTGAGAAGAGGAAGTTGAATAGTTGAAATAGCACGGTCTGATTGCTGCAGACTAAGATTATCCTGTTTCATTCTTCAGTctgcccttccttctctttcccaagggcagaaatgaacaaaacaattttctaattgtttagcACTCAGTTTTCTACCTAGTGAAGACAGTGTGGTTGTACCagctctcattttttaaaaaattatagcatTTGGAATTCAGTGCATATTCATCTTTGATTCATTTCCTcccgtttaaaaaaaatattgtggaaaatttcaaacatttacAAAGTACACAGAACTGTATAATGAATATCCTTGTATCCATCAGTCAGTTTTGACGCTTATCAGCATTCTGCCATGTTGTTTAATCTATACCTCCACCCACTCTCCACGGGgcattcaattatttttttaaggtaaattttCTGTATGTTGAGATGCCTAAATACTAACTGAACAACTGTGACGATGGATACATCTGTGTAACCCATACCACAATGAAGATATACAACACATCCATCAGCCCAGAAAGTTCCTTCTTTCTCAGTCAATTCTTTGTCCTCTCCCCCACTCCAGGCAACCACTGTTCcgatttttttttcaacagattagttttgcctgttctataATTTCATGTACATGGAATCATTAAGTATGTACTCTTTGTATCTTATGCTTTTAATTAGCATAATATCTGAGCTTCATTTAGCTTAATGTGtatatcagtaattcattcctttttattgctgagaaatGTTCCAGGGtttaaatatatcacaatttgtttattcattctcctgttgacagacatttggttgtttccaggttttaggtattataaataagtTATGAACATAACTTATGGTGTTCTGAACATTCTTgcacaagtctttttgtggatttttttcatttctcttaaataAATTACCTAGCTCGGAATAGCAGAGCCAAGGGATAGGTGAATGTTTAACTTTATATGAAAACTGCCAAACCTTTTTTCAAAGTGATTGTATTATTTCACATTCCTACCAGTAATGTATGAGTTCTGTTTGCTTCACATCCTAACAAATATTGTCAGCAGTCTATTAAATTTTTGCTTTCCTAGTGGGTCTGGAGTGGTTTCTCATtgcgattttaattttctttttctttaatattaaacatttttcatcTGTTTATTGGCCAATTATGTAGCTTCCTTTGAAAAGTGTCCATTAagtgttttgcctattttttaattgggttgtctttttattcttgagTTATAGAAAGTCTATATTTTCACATAAGAGTTCTTTGTCagataaatgaatattttcttccagtccatgGTTTGCCTgttcattttcataattttttaatttaatttttattttatattatagttgatttacaatgttgtattagtttcaggtatacagcaaagtgattcagttataaatatacatttatccattctttttcagattctttttccatataggttattacagaatactgactagagttccctgtgctgtacagtatgtccttgtggattatctattttatatatagtagtgtggatatgttaatcccaaactcctaatttatccctcccctcccaaatttcccctttggtaaccataagtttgttttcgaagtctgtgagtctgtttctgttttgtaaataagttcatttgtatcattttgttagattccacatataagtgatatcatatgatatttgtctttctctgtcttacttcacttagtatgataatctccaggtccatccatgttgctgcaaatggcaatatttcatgctttttttatagctgagcaatattccattatatatatgtaccacatcttctttatccattcctctgttgatggacatttaggttgcttccatgtcttggctactgtgaacagtgctgctatgaacattggggtgcatgcttcttttcaaattatagttttccttcactctgttaatgtggtatattacactgatcaattttcatatgttgaaccatccttgcactccaggaataaattccacttggtcatggtgtgtgatccaggaataaatcccacttggtcatggtgtgtgaccaggaataaatcccacttggtcacggTGTATGGTCTTGTTAATATGCTGTTGAATctgctgtgtttctatacactaacaatgaaatatcagaaagagaaattaggaaaataatcccatttacaactgcatcaaaaggaactaaatacctaggaatatatctaaagaggtaaaagacttgtacttgaaaaactacaagacactaatgaaagaaactgaagatgacacgaacagatggaaagatataccatgcgcatggattagaagaatcaatattgttaaaatgaccatactacccaaagcaatctacagattcaatgcaatccctatcaaaataccaatagcatttttcacacaactagaacagcaaataattctaaaatttgtatagaaacacaaaaaacaatagccaaaacaatcttgagaaagaagaacagagctagaggtatcaagctccctgatttcaaatatactacaaagcgacagtaatcagggcttccctggtggcacagtggttaagaatccgcctgccaatgcaggggacacaggttcgagccctggtccaggaagatcccacatgccgcagagcaactaagctcgtgcaccacaactactgagcctgcactctagagcctgagagccacaactgctgaagcctgtgcgcctagagcccgtgctctgcaacaagagaagccaccgcaatgagaagcccgtgcaccacaacaaagagtagcccccgctcactgcaactaaagaaggcccccacacagcaatgaagacccaacacagccaaaaataattaattaattgattaattttttttaaaaaagctacagtaatcaaaacagtaatggtactggcacaaaaatagacacatagatcaatggaacagaacagagagcccagaaatgaacccatacttatatggacaattaatctatgacaaaggaagcaagaatatacattgaggaagacagtctctgcaataaatggtgtttggaaaaactggacagctacatacaaaaaatcaaactggactactttctcacaccatgcacaaaaaataaattcaaaatgaattaaagacttaaaggtaagacctgaaaccataaaacttctagaagaaaacataggcagtaaactCTTTGACATCAGTGTTAGTAATTTTTGTTTGGATAtgtttcctcaggcaagggaaacaacagcaaaaataaacaaatgggactacatcaaactaaaaagcttttgcacagcaaaagaaaccatcaacaaaatgaaaaggccacctactgaatgggagaagatatttgcaaacaatatctgataaggggttaccatccaaaatatacaaagaactcatacaactcaacatcaaaataaacaaacaacctgattttaaaatgggcagaggatttgaatagacatttttccaaagaagacatacacatcaTAAAGGGCATACTTCACAGGTTTCATAatcaagttttaaaatgtaataaaagcaaatcacaatcataaaaaataaaacacaataacaagtacattgtagaaaatttaaaaatgcaatttatttGCCTTATTTACCAAATGATTAGCTACAAAGATACAATTTTTGCCTTGGAGTTTAAGGCAGTTTCATTTCTTACCACAGTTACTTTTTCTGATGCTAGAATCAGCATCTTCTGTgtcttctctgtatttaattgATCATTTACGTTTTATGTTTGTCCACTTGGGAACCATACTTTCTTCATGATCACTGAAGCTCTGCAATATAAAATGTCATCGTCTTCATATATTTGAGTAGTACCGATCCCGGTTTTGAAAGTCTCTATGAGCATATCTTGCATAGGTCTTATTATGAGGGATCCTTCCAAAAGGTTCATGGTCATTGAAACAAGATTCAAAAACTTCATCAACAGCCTTCTGAGCTACTTCTTTGCTGATGTTCCTAACAGCCAGGATAGAACGAATGGCTCTGTCTCGCACACAAGTCTAAGGAGAAAAGTATGTggctttaattttattaatatatgaaaattttgTCATGAAATAGTAACATTGTATACAATGTGTGAACCACAGTCAAAATTAATTTCCTCtcatgttattttattaatttctgtcaGTCCAAAGAAGAAAGATTAAATTATGGAACATGTTTAGCTCAATCTAAAATTATTTAGGTATAAGTAagatctccttcccctcctcccttcttctCATCTTTCCTAATGATGATAATTTCTAGGCAGTATCTGCTAAACAATAACTCCAAATTTGCAAAATCataaaaaagtctataaataaggTTCTGGTTgagttttttaatttgaataaatatgaaatatactCCTGTGCCTCTCTCTCCCTTAGCTTTTCAGGTGACCAATGCTAGATAACTTTTCCTTCGAGAGGGGCATCTCCCCTGGAGGCAACAGGAaaccacacatacatacacacaaaatttgAAGGCATCCTaatttttcaggggaaaaaaaaaatcaaacaactttTTTCTTGGGTACATACTGTACAAAAGCAGGGACTCTGTTCTCTAGGACTCTTCTCCCACTACCTCCACGTATTTTCCATCCTATTGCTAGTTCTATTCATTTTCTGCTGCTGCTACCCAAGTTAAAAAGAGGAGATATTTCTCTTTCAAAGACTCTGGACCCCGGATTACATGCCTTAACTGCATTAGCCTCTT
This region includes:
- the ATP23 gene encoding mitochondrial inner membrane protease ATP23 homolog isoform X5; the protein is MNRVVTHELIHAFDHCRAHVDWFTDVRHLACSEVRAANLSGDCSLLNEILRLHFGLKQHHQTCVRDRAIRSILAVRNISKEVAQKAVDEVFESCFNDHEPFGRIPHNKTYARYAHRDFQNRDRYYSNI